From Actinoplanes oblitus, a single genomic window includes:
- the map gene encoding type I methionyl aminopeptidase, whose amino-acid sequence MIELKSAEEIDLMAVTGQFVGELLAELSRVAAVGVNLMDLEHHARRRIKERGAESCYWDYAPSFGRGPFRNVLCLSVNDAVLHGLPHDYVLRDGDLVSIDMAVGIDGWVADSALSVVVGEPDPTDLKLIEATEVALAAGIAAAQPGGRMGDVSAAIGEVAHSYGYGVNGEFGGHGIGRTMHEAPHVANSGRPHRGMRLDPGLTIAIEPWFCKSTDKIRFDEDGWTIRSADGSRTAHSEHTVAITESGPRVLTGRP is encoded by the coding sequence GTGATCGAGCTCAAGTCCGCCGAGGAGATCGACCTGATGGCGGTGACCGGCCAGTTCGTCGGCGAGCTGCTCGCCGAGCTGAGCCGGGTGGCAGCCGTCGGCGTCAACCTGATGGACCTCGAACACCACGCCCGCCGCCGGATCAAGGAACGCGGCGCCGAGTCCTGCTACTGGGACTACGCGCCGTCCTTCGGGCGCGGCCCGTTCCGCAACGTGCTTTGCCTGTCGGTGAACGACGCGGTGCTGCACGGCCTGCCGCACGACTACGTGCTGCGCGACGGCGACCTGGTCAGCATCGACATGGCGGTCGGCATCGACGGCTGGGTCGCCGACTCGGCGCTCTCCGTCGTCGTCGGCGAGCCGGACCCCACCGACCTCAAGCTGATCGAGGCCACCGAGGTGGCCCTGGCCGCCGGCATCGCGGCCGCCCAGCCCGGCGGCCGGATGGGTGACGTCTCGGCCGCGATCGGCGAGGTCGCCCACTCCTACGGCTACGGGGTGAACGGCGAGTTCGGCGGGCACGGCATCGGCCGGACCATGCACGAGGCCCCGCATGTCGCCAACAGCGGCCGCCCGCACCGCGGCATGCGGCTCGACCCGGGCCTGACCATCGCCATCGAGCCGTGGTTCTGCAAGTCCACCGACAAGATCCGGTTCGACGAGGACGGCTGGACGATCCGCTCGGCGGACGGCTCCCGGACCGCGCACTCCGAGCACACGGTCGCCATCACCGAGTCCGGCCCGCGGGTGCTGACCGGGCGTCCCTAA
- a CDS encoding FdhF/YdeP family oxidoreductase — protein MSPIDDEERRLRVGPPADHAAGLEAVRLSLTNAVRQMGVRKTVRNLRPLNQHDGVDCMSCAWPDPAGHRHTAEFCENGAKAVSWEGTRATVGPEFFATHAIADLAARTDHWLEKQGRLTHPMVRREGGTHYEPISWDDAFALIGAHFRRLTDPNQAVFYTSGRASNEAAFVYQLFARALGTNNLPDCSNMCHESTGTALMRTIGVGKGSVTLDDLHQADLIVVSGQNPGTNHPRMLTALEIAKRDGAKILAINPLPEAGLLRFDNPQTARGLAGRGTGLADRLLRVRSNGDLALWQAIGSLLLARGVADREFIDSSTVGFAAWAEHVAAVDRAAVLAATGLDWAEIEAAADMLASSRRIVHCWAMGITQHRNAVATIKEFVNVALLQGMIGKPGAGLCPVRGHSNVQGDRSMGIWEKPPAAFLDRLRDEFGFEPPREHGVDAADAVRAFRDGRAKVFVALGGNFVAAMSDTEVTAAAMRGAELTVQISTKLNRSHLEAGRTALILPTLGRTERDHTGGRVQRITVEDSMSAVHASRGRSEPAGPLLRSEVDIVCGIAAAALGDRHGIPWAGFAADYTRIRERIGRVVPGCDDYADRVDGGGFTMPHPPRDSRTFPTREGKAVFTVSPLEVLTVPEGRLVLQTLRSHDQFNTTIYGLDDRYRGVRSGRRVVFISAADLAELGFADGDLVDLVSEWRDGERRAERFRLIEYDTPKGCVAAYYPETNPLVPLDSQAEESGTPTSKWVIVRLERRGGR, from the coding sequence GTGTCGCCTATCGATGACGAAGAACGCCGGCTCCGGGTGGGTCCGCCGGCCGACCACGCCGCGGGGCTCGAGGCCGTCCGGCTCAGCCTGACCAACGCCGTGCGGCAGATGGGCGTCCGCAAGACCGTACGCAACCTGCGCCCGCTCAACCAGCACGACGGCGTCGACTGCATGAGCTGCGCCTGGCCGGACCCGGCGGGTCACCGGCACACCGCCGAGTTCTGCGAGAACGGGGCGAAGGCGGTCTCCTGGGAGGGCACCCGGGCCACCGTGGGCCCGGAGTTCTTCGCCACCCACGCGATCGCCGACCTGGCCGCCCGCACCGACCACTGGCTGGAGAAACAGGGCCGGCTCACGCACCCGATGGTGCGCCGCGAGGGCGGCACCCACTACGAGCCGATCTCCTGGGACGACGCGTTCGCGCTGATCGGCGCCCACTTCCGGCGGTTGACCGATCCGAACCAGGCGGTCTTCTACACCTCCGGCCGGGCCAGCAACGAGGCCGCGTTCGTCTACCAGCTCTTCGCCCGCGCGCTGGGCACCAACAACCTGCCGGACTGCTCGAACATGTGCCACGAGTCGACGGGCACCGCGCTGATGCGCACCATCGGCGTCGGCAAGGGCTCGGTCACCCTCGACGACCTGCACCAGGCCGACCTGATCGTGGTGTCCGGGCAGAACCCGGGCACCAACCACCCGCGGATGCTGACCGCACTGGAGATCGCCAAGCGGGACGGCGCGAAGATCCTGGCGATCAACCCGCTGCCCGAGGCCGGGCTGCTGCGCTTCGACAACCCGCAGACGGCGCGCGGCCTGGCCGGCCGGGGCACCGGGCTGGCCGACCGGCTGCTGCGCGTCCGGTCCAACGGGGACCTCGCCCTCTGGCAGGCGATCGGCAGCCTGCTGCTGGCCAGGGGCGTGGCCGACCGGGAGTTCATCGACTCGTCCACCGTCGGCTTCGCGGCCTGGGCCGAGCACGTCGCCGCCGTCGACCGGGCCGCGGTGCTGGCCGCCACCGGCCTGGACTGGGCGGAGATCGAGGCCGCCGCCGACATGCTGGCCTCCTCGCGACGGATCGTGCACTGCTGGGCGATGGGCATCACCCAGCACCGTAACGCGGTCGCCACGATCAAGGAGTTCGTCAACGTCGCCCTGCTCCAAGGCATGATCGGCAAGCCGGGCGCCGGTCTCTGCCCGGTTCGCGGGCACTCCAACGTGCAGGGCGACCGGAGCATGGGCATCTGGGAGAAACCGCCGGCGGCGTTCCTCGACCGGCTGCGCGACGAGTTCGGCTTCGAACCGCCCCGCGAGCACGGGGTGGACGCCGCCGACGCGGTCCGGGCCTTCCGGGACGGCCGGGCCAAGGTCTTCGTGGCGCTGGGTGGCAACTTCGTGGCCGCGATGTCGGACACCGAGGTGACGGCCGCCGCGATGCGCGGCGCCGAGCTGACCGTGCAGATCTCCACCAAGCTCAACCGCAGCCATCTGGAGGCGGGGCGGACCGCGCTGATCCTGCCCACCCTGGGCCGCACCGAGCGGGACCACACCGGCGGGCGGGTGCAGCGGATCACCGTGGAGGACTCGATGTCGGCGGTGCACGCCTCCCGCGGCCGTTCCGAGCCGGCCGGCCCGCTGCTGCGCTCCGAGGTGGACATCGTCTGCGGGATCGCCGCGGCGGCCCTGGGTGACCGGCACGGCATCCCGTGGGCCGGGTTCGCCGCCGACTACACCCGGATCCGGGAGCGGATCGGCAGGGTGGTGCCGGGCTGCGACGACTACGCCGACCGAGTGGACGGCGGCGGGTTCACCATGCCGCACCCGCCGCGCGACTCGCGGACCTTCCCGACCAGGGAGGGCAAGGCCGTCTTCACGGTCAGCCCGCTCGAGGTGCTGACCGTGCCGGAGGGGCGCCTGGTCCTGCAGACGCTGCGCAGCCACGACCAGTTCAACACCACGATCTACGGGCTCGACGACCGGTACCGCGGCGTCCGCTCCGGCCGCCGGGTGGTCTTCATCAGCGCGGCCGACCTAGCCGAGCTCGGCTTCGCCGACGGCGACCTGGTCGACCTGGTCTCCGAGTGGCGGGACGGCGAGCGCCGGGCCGAGCGCTTCCGGCTGATCGAGTACGACACCCCGAAAGGGTGCGTGGCCGCCTACTACCCGGAGACCAACCCGCTCGTGCCGCTCGACTCGCAGGCCGAGGAGAGCGGCACGCCCACCTCGAAATGGGTGATCGTGCGGCTGGAGCGGCGCGGCGGGCGTTAG
- a CDS encoding MFS transporter, whose product MTSGDLAAVVSRRRTNVVFTAILLAALDQTIVSTALPTIVADLGGALFSDKLATFPAIANPAAASPAALHRLDAAVAEPIIQAYADTIAYVFRWVVPVAVLGFLVAWFLKELPLRDGARSHATDVGEGFPSPAPTDRVTQLERAISDTMRKAGHDRTVLDEILADSGGRLSPGQAWAMGQTHLHTRARGAAELPAIARSHRLPAEVLRPTFTDLCQAGYAHLDGDVVRLTPAGQEQFDRVRRAWRDWLEARLEDFTMTDPGDRALLDQALSTIATRLVDEPAPAGSPGRA is encoded by the coding sequence ATGACCAGCGGTGACCTCGCCGCGGTGGTGAGCCGGCGTCGGACCAACGTCGTCTTCACGGCGATCCTGCTCGCCGCGCTGGACCAGACGATCGTCTCCACCGCGCTGCCGACGATCGTGGCGGACCTCGGCGGGGCCCTGTTCAGCGACAAGCTGGCCACCTTCCCGGCGATCGCGAATCCGGCGGCGGCCAGCCCGGCGGCCCTGCATCGCCTCGATGCCGCGGTGGCCGAACCGATCATCCAGGCCTACGCGGACACCATCGCCTACGTCTTCCGCTGGGTCGTCCCGGTCGCCGTGCTCGGCTTCCTGGTCGCCTGGTTCCTCAAGGAGCTGCCGCTGCGTGACGGTGCCCGCTCGCACGCCACCGACGTCGGCGAGGGCTTCCCGTCGCCGGCCCCGACCGATCGGGTCACCCAACTGGAACGGGCGATCAGTGACACCATGCGCAAAGCCGGACATGACCGTACGGTCCTCGACGAAATCCTGGCCGACTCGGGCGGCCGGCTGAGCCCGGGACAGGCCTGGGCGATGGGCCAGACGCATCTGCACACCCGGGCCCGCGGCGCCGCCGAACTGCCCGCGATCGCCCGCTCCCACCGGCTGCCGGCGGAGGTTCTGCGGCCCACGTTCACCGACCTCTGCCAGGCCGGATACGCGCACCTGGACGGCGACGTCGTGCGGCTCACCCCGGCCGGGCAGGAGCAGTTCGACAGGGTCCGGCGCGCCTGGCGGGACTGGCTGGAGGCCCGGCTGGAGGACTTCACGATGACCGATCCCGGCGACCGGGCGCTGCTCGATCAGGCGCTCAGTACCATCGCCACCCGGCTGGTCGACGAGCCCGCGCCGGCCGGTTCCCCCGGCCGAGCCTGA
- a CDS encoding peptidase M16 family protein, translating to MIEQLTVDRVPVLFTRTAGPIRAGLVFRVGVADETAAQRGVTRLVERLVRQRARCDAETGTEYVSFHASGSTDFLAEVCAALRDLPVAGLAAETAAMRSEAAGQPAPLTGAMPLWRYGARGHGLPALPEWGLGTLTADHLRSWASTRFTRQNAVLWIAGDEVPAGLRLNLPDGARWPAPVPWAGLPVTPAWFAGGADGLAWDTVVPDDATGRILTELLERRLERDLAARPQVAYQARADGTALLTVAASTGGPGDALLGGFLDGLAGLRFGHLTADDVAAAATAWSERVRAGEGDGSWVAGQARRVLAGLPVVQAGDAVAAGQAVGTGDVAAGFARALAGGLLMTPAGSDAGWASYALAPASSAVVVDGAELTMPGRPGHRLVLGESGVSMVDQGTVLTVRFADCVALLRWPDGGRRVVGADGISVDVEPALYPAGESAVAWVDSRVPGGTHVPLPARDAADIPRPPARPAAAEVLRARAGRILRRLRDLRKPAVLAGVGLLLGSIAARGNGGLLFALPGAFCLVYGYLLLRQELRK from the coding sequence ATGATCGAACAGCTGACGGTGGACCGGGTGCCGGTCCTCTTCACGAGGACGGCCGGGCCGATACGGGCCGGGCTGGTCTTCCGGGTCGGCGTGGCCGACGAGACGGCGGCGCAGCGCGGCGTCACTCGGCTGGTCGAGCGGCTGGTCCGGCAGCGGGCGCGATGTGACGCGGAGACCGGGACCGAGTACGTCAGCTTCCACGCGTCCGGCTCCACCGACTTCCTGGCCGAGGTGTGCGCCGCGCTGCGCGACCTGCCGGTCGCCGGGCTCGCCGCCGAGACGGCCGCCATGCGGAGCGAGGCCGCCGGGCAACCCGCACCGCTCACCGGCGCGATGCCGCTGTGGCGGTACGGCGCCCGTGGTCACGGCCTGCCCGCGCTGCCGGAGTGGGGGCTGGGCACCCTCACCGCCGACCACCTGCGGTCCTGGGCCTCGACGCGGTTCACCAGGCAGAACGCGGTGCTCTGGATCGCCGGTGACGAGGTGCCGGCGGGGCTGCGGCTGAACCTGCCCGACGGCGCCCGGTGGCCGGCGCCGGTTCCGTGGGCGGGACTGCCGGTCACCCCCGCCTGGTTCGCCGGCGGTGCCGACGGCCTGGCCTGGGACACGGTGGTGCCGGACGACGCGACCGGCCGGATCCTGACCGAGCTGCTGGAGCGGCGGCTGGAGCGGGACCTGGCGGCCCGCCCGCAAGTCGCCTACCAGGCACGAGCGGACGGCACGGCGCTGCTCACCGTGGCCGCCTCGACCGGCGGGCCGGGGGACGCGCTGCTCGGCGGGTTCCTGGACGGCCTGGCCGGGCTCCGGTTCGGGCACCTCACGGCCGACGACGTGGCGGCGGCCGCCACGGCGTGGAGCGAGCGGGTCCGGGCGGGCGAGGGGGACGGCAGCTGGGTGGCCGGGCAGGCGCGGCGGGTGCTCGCCGGGCTGCCGGTGGTGCAGGCCGGGGACGCGGTGGCGGCGGGGCAGGCGGTCGGCACCGGTGACGTCGCCGCGGGGTTCGCCCGGGCGCTGGCCGGCGGACTGCTGATGACGCCGGCCGGGAGCGACGCGGGCTGGGCCTCGTACGCGCTGGCGCCGGCCAGTTCGGCGGTGGTGGTCGACGGTGCCGAGCTGACCATGCCCGGGCGGCCCGGGCACCGGCTCGTTCTCGGCGAGAGCGGCGTCAGCATGGTCGACCAGGGGACCGTGCTGACTGTCCGCTTCGCGGACTGCGTCGCCCTGCTGAGGTGGCCGGACGGCGGTCGCCGGGTGGTCGGCGCCGACGGCATCTCGGTGGACGTCGAACCGGCCCTCTACCCGGCGGGCGAGAGTGCCGTCGCCTGGGTGGACTCCCGCGTGCCGGGCGGAACGCACGTGCCCCTGCCGGCGCGGGACGCCGCGGACATCCCCCGGCCGCCGGCTCGCCCGGCGGCCGCCGAGGTGCTGCGGGCACGCGCCGGACGGATCCTGCGGCGGCTGCGGGACCTGCGGAAACCGGCCGTGCTGGCGGGCGTCGGCCTGCTGCTCGGGTCGATCGCGGCGCGCGGCAACGGCGGGCTTCTCTTCGCCCTGCCGGGTGCCTTCTGCCTGGTCTACGGATATTTGCTGCTACGCCAGGAGCTGCGCAAGTAG
- a CDS encoding WD40/YVTN/BNR-like repeat-containing protein, with protein MTGVRLLVGTRKGAFVLTSDGTRKDWQIDGPHFAGWEIYHLNGSPVDPDRIWASQTSGWFGQVMQRSDDGGKNWQAVGNDFAYAPPVGDHLWYDGTPRPWEFKRIWHLEPSRTDPDTVWAGAEDAALYKSTDGGQKWEELTALRQHRTGPQWQPGAGGMCLHTIVLHPTDPDRMYIAISAAGAFRTDDGGATWQPINAGLRSQGIPDEDAEVGHCVHRLAMHPSRPDTLFMQKHWDVMRTDDAGGRWREISGDLPTDFGFPIAVHAHEPETVYVVPITSDSLHYVMDGKLRVYRSRTGGAEWEPLSAGLPQSHCYVNVLRDAMAVDTLDECGVYFGTSGGQVYASADSGDTWTAIVRDLPPVLSVEAQVLP; from the coding sequence ATGACTGGCGTTCGGCTATTGGTAGGCACGCGCAAAGGTGCGTTCGTCCTGACCTCGGACGGTACGCGCAAGGACTGGCAGATCGACGGACCGCACTTCGCGGGCTGGGAGATCTACCACCTCAACGGGTCGCCGGTTGATCCGGACCGGATCTGGGCCTCCCAGACCTCCGGCTGGTTCGGCCAGGTCATGCAACGGTCCGACGACGGCGGGAAGAACTGGCAGGCGGTCGGCAACGACTTCGCCTACGCCCCACCGGTCGGCGACCACCTCTGGTACGACGGCACGCCCCGCCCCTGGGAGTTCAAGCGCATCTGGCACCTGGAGCCGTCCCGTACCGACCCGGACACCGTCTGGGCCGGCGCCGAGGACGCCGCGCTCTACAAGTCCACCGACGGCGGGCAGAAGTGGGAGGAGCTGACCGCGCTCCGCCAGCACCGCACCGGCCCGCAGTGGCAGCCCGGGGCCGGCGGCATGTGCCTGCACACCATCGTGCTGCACCCCACCGACCCGGACCGGATGTACATCGCGATCTCGGCGGCCGGCGCGTTCCGGACCGACGACGGCGGTGCCACCTGGCAGCCGATCAACGCCGGGCTCCGCTCCCAGGGCATCCCGGACGAGGACGCCGAGGTGGGGCACTGCGTGCACCGGCTGGCCATGCACCCGTCCCGGCCGGACACGCTCTTCATGCAGAAACACTGGGACGTGATGCGCACCGACGACGCCGGCGGCCGGTGGCGCGAGATCAGCGGCGACCTGCCCACCGACTTCGGCTTCCCGATCGCGGTGCACGCGCACGAGCCGGAGACCGTCTACGTCGTCCCGATCACCAGCGACTCGCTGCACTACGTGATGGACGGCAAGCTGCGCGTCTACCGCAGCCGTACCGGCGGTGCGGAGTGGGAGCCGCTGAGCGCGGGACTGCCCCAGTCGCACTGCTACGTGAACGTGCTCCGCGACGCGATGGCGGTGGACACCCTCGACGAGTGCGGTGTCTACTTCGGCACCAGCGGCGGCCAGGTCTACGCGTCCGCCGACAGCGGCGACACCTGGACCGCTATCGTCCGCGACCTGCCCCCGGTCCTCTCGGTGGAAGCCCAGGTCCTGCCGTGA
- a CDS encoding MoaD/ThiS family protein — translation MIRVILPVHLRTLAHSGKEVRVEVPAPVTQRGVLDAVEREFPMLVGTIRDRETGRRRPLVRFFACEEDLSNESPDTPLPDRVVRGEEPFMVVGAMAGG, via the coding sequence GTGATCCGGGTGATCCTGCCGGTCCACCTGCGTACCCTGGCCCACAGCGGCAAGGAGGTCCGGGTCGAGGTGCCGGCACCGGTCACTCAGCGCGGCGTGCTCGACGCGGTGGAGCGCGAGTTCCCGATGCTGGTCGGCACGATCCGGGACCGGGAGACCGGGCGGCGGCGACCGCTGGTCCGCTTCTTCGCCTGCGAGGAGGACCTGTCCAACGAGTCGCCGGACACCCCGCTGCCGGATCGGGTGGTGCGCGGGGAGGAGCCGTTCATGGTGGTCGGCGCGATGGCCGGAGGATGA
- a CDS encoding glycosyltransferase encodes MEPFGNPAVSIVIPTHTERRWASLSRTIRSAQDQTYPAWEIVVVVDHNPAMAARVRQEFPGITVLENAYARGASGNRNTGAFHTRTPLIAFLDDDTVAAPTWLQGLIPPFRDPRVVGAGGGIIPNWEGTRPRWWPDELLWAVGVSYTGMPTTTAPIRNVWSASMIVRRDAFLAVGGFRTGFGKLGDQNRPEDTELCLRMSAVNGGHWMYVPDAVIDHEVPMSRSTFKFLMSRCYHEGRGKVQMAGLLPKDQKLGAEADYLKRTLPLAFGRGLLHALMGRGGFHALRAVTVMAAVLAAAWGGGVETIAGALEPATD; translated from the coding sequence TTGGAGCCTTTCGGCAACCCCGCCGTCAGCATCGTCATCCCCACCCACACCGAACGACGGTGGGCGTCGCTGTCCAGGACCATCCGGTCGGCGCAGGACCAGACCTACCCGGCGTGGGAGATCGTGGTCGTGGTGGACCACAACCCGGCCATGGCCGCCCGGGTCCGGCAGGAGTTCCCCGGGATCACGGTGCTGGAGAACGCGTACGCCCGGGGGGCCTCGGGCAACCGGAACACCGGCGCGTTCCACACCCGCACCCCGCTGATCGCCTTCCTGGACGACGACACGGTGGCCGCGCCGACCTGGCTGCAGGGCCTGATCCCGCCGTTCCGGGACCCGCGGGTGGTGGGGGCCGGCGGCGGCATCATCCCGAACTGGGAGGGCACCCGCCCGCGCTGGTGGCCGGACGAGCTGCTCTGGGCGGTCGGGGTGTCGTACACCGGGATGCCGACCACCACGGCGCCGATCCGCAACGTCTGGTCGGCCAGCATGATCGTGCGCCGGGACGCGTTCCTGGCGGTCGGTGGCTTCCGCACCGGGTTCGGCAAGCTCGGTGACCAGAACCGGCCCGAGGACACCGAACTCTGCCTGCGGATGAGCGCGGTGAACGGCGGCCACTGGATGTACGTGCCGGACGCGGTGATCGACCACGAGGTGCCGATGTCCCGGTCCACCTTCAAGTTCCTGATGTCGCGCTGTTACCACGAGGGCCGCGGCAAGGTGCAGATGGCCGGGCTGCTGCCGAAGGACCAGAAGCTCGGCGCCGAGGCGGATTACCTCAAGCGCACCCTGCCGCTGGCGTTCGGCCGGGGACTGCTGCACGCGCTGATGGGCCGGGGCGGTTTCCACGCGCTGCGCGCCGTGACGGTGATGGCCGCGGTGCTCGCCGCGGCGTGGGGTGGCGGGGTGGAGACGATCGCCGGCGCGCTGGAGCCGGCCACCGACTGA
- a CDS encoding universal stress protein — protein sequence MDVLVWVREGVWPAAVDAAREVAGPPDAVTFVHVLDPAIAAGAHGAYAGLLGRGGWPHRGHPDPGDAVEAAEAAAEAELMAAAVRRFGRDARTVFRRGRVEHEVVAACAGMDLLVLARDGETGRAGPRSLGPAARFVVDHAPCRVLLVWP from the coding sequence ATGGACGTGCTGGTGTGGGTGCGCGAGGGGGTCTGGCCGGCGGCGGTCGACGCGGCCCGGGAGGTCGCCGGGCCGCCGGACGCGGTGACGTTCGTGCACGTGCTGGACCCGGCGATCGCGGCCGGGGCGCACGGGGCGTACGCCGGGCTGCTCGGCCGCGGCGGGTGGCCGCACCGGGGACACCCGGATCCGGGCGACGCGGTCGAGGCGGCCGAGGCGGCGGCGGAGGCCGAGCTGATGGCGGCGGCCGTGCGGCGGTTCGGACGGGATGCGCGGACCGTGTTCCGGCGCGGGCGGGTGGAGCACGAGGTGGTCGCCGCCTGCGCCGGGATGGACCTGCTGGTGCTGGCCCGCGACGGCGAGACCGGCCGGGCCGGTCCGAGGAGTCTGGGGCCGGCCGCCCGTTTCGTGGTCGACCACGCCCCGTGCCGGGTGCTGCTCGTCTGGCCGTGA
- a CDS encoding pentapeptide repeat-containing protein has protein sequence MRTTMRLAVAGGGLLAALAMTAGPAQAQPPGDPDGVKAGCETFNRVGARFGLWDHYDCSSWRADQHDSVTVVRHSRNGARTTSHTTVRTGTGVDFTGWPFTGADFTGGPFTGADFTGWPFSGTDFTGGPFGGGDFTGWPFSGLRGHLPTAAELPRVMNFNGPDGAITIPVGRPAAPPKAAHD, from the coding sequence ATGCGAACCACGATGAGACTGGCCGTGGCCGGCGGCGGACTGCTCGCCGCGCTGGCCATGACGGCCGGGCCGGCCCAGGCACAGCCGCCGGGGGATCCGGACGGCGTGAAGGCCGGCTGCGAGACGTTCAATCGGGTGGGAGCCCGGTTCGGGCTCTGGGATCACTACGACTGTTCGTCGTGGCGGGCCGACCAGCACGACTCGGTGACGGTCGTCCGGCACAGCCGGAACGGGGCGCGGACCACGAGTCACACGACCGTCCGCACCGGCACGGGCGTGGACTTCACGGGCTGGCCGTTCACCGGAGCGGACTTCACGGGCGGGCCGTTCACCGGAGCGGACTTCACGGGCTGGCCATTCAGCGGAACGGACTTCACGGGCGGGCCGTTCGGCGGCGGGGACTTCACGGGGTGGCCGTTCAGCGGACTGCGCGGACACCTGCCGACGGCGGCCGAGCTGCCGCGGGTGATGAACTTCAACGGCCCGGACGGCGCGATCACGATTCCGGTGGGCCGACCGGCCGCGCCTCCGAAAGCCGCCCACGACTGA
- a CDS encoding helix-turn-helix domain-containing protein, with amino-acid sequence MVRQPLTAAQIAAGRRLGAALRAARSGRSLVEVALAAGISPETLRKIEAGRLPAPAFGTVVCLSRALGVPLGDLADVWLADAAVERAS; translated from the coding sequence ATGGTTCGCCAGCCGCTCACCGCCGCCCAGATCGCCGCGGGCCGGCGTCTCGGGGCCGCCCTGCGTGCCGCCCGGTCCGGCCGCAGTCTCGTCGAGGTGGCACTGGCGGCCGGCATCTCGCCCGAGACGCTGCGCAAGATCGAGGCGGGCCGGCTGCCGGCGCCGGCGTTCGGCACCGTGGTCTGCCTGAGCCGGGCCCTCGGCGTCCCGCTCGGTGACCTGGCCGACGTCTGGCTGGCCGACGCCGCCGTCGAGCGGGCGTCCTGA
- a CDS encoding GAF domain-containing protein has translation MRLFGSRQASPEVTRPIPRDVEALEELVLALESAIDETTAWRITVASTVESYDFGYGAVWLPEGGQLRLLHEVGRITSQVQAAGAGTTVRPDTGLIGRAYRTRQPAVAESPAECAGCRRCEAAMRAGMATGVALPVTRGNEVLAVLEYYAATPLYLDAARREKFAAIARIAERARSSAVVAAELREAADDRVAVTTVVNRLGAAPDSQSALRAALDAVRSAFGWVYGSYWEVDPDENVLKFQVESGSAGDEFRRVTLAATVAEGAGLAGRAWRTRDLVFVKDLAELTDCVRASAAGRAGFRSGVCFPVMSGDRVVGTMDFFTTEYIDLSESRAAALRNVQQLVNQRLDVLRAGERAAVNARALLDTVERLRSASGDATEVAEQAVSRASAMTAEVAALGQASTAIGDVIKIIESIAEQTNLLALNATIEAARAGEAGKGFAVVAGEVKDLARETAEATQKVAEQIAGIQASAETVAAGIHTTSETIGKMDAVQVRMNEVLAEQAEMARAL, from the coding sequence GTGCGGTTGTTCGGTTCCCGGCAGGCGAGCCCGGAGGTCACGCGTCCGATCCCGCGCGACGTCGAAGCCCTGGAAGAGCTGGTGCTGGCCCTCGAGTCGGCGATCGACGAGACCACCGCCTGGCGGATCACGGTGGCCAGCACCGTCGAGTCCTACGACTTCGGGTACGGCGCCGTCTGGCTCCCGGAGGGCGGCCAGCTGCGGCTGCTGCACGAGGTCGGCCGGATCACCTCGCAGGTCCAGGCGGCCGGCGCCGGCACCACGGTACGGCCGGACACCGGGCTGATCGGCCGCGCCTACCGGACCCGGCAGCCCGCCGTCGCCGAGTCGCCCGCCGAGTGCGCGGGCTGCCGGCGCTGCGAGGCGGCGATGCGCGCCGGGATGGCCACCGGTGTGGCGCTGCCGGTCACCCGCGGCAACGAGGTGCTCGCCGTGCTGGAGTACTACGCGGCCACCCCGCTCTATCTCGACGCCGCCCGGCGGGAGAAGTTCGCCGCGATCGCCCGGATCGCCGAACGGGCCCGCAGCAGCGCGGTGGTCGCCGCCGAACTGCGCGAGGCGGCTGACGACCGGGTAGCGGTCACCACGGTGGTCAACCGGCTGGGCGCCGCGCCGGACAGCCAGAGCGCGCTGCGGGCGGCGCTGGACGCGGTGCGCTCGGCGTTCGGCTGGGTGTACGGGTCGTACTGGGAGGTCGACCCGGACGAGAACGTGCTCAAGTTCCAGGTCGAGTCCGGCTCGGCCGGCGACGAGTTCCGCCGGGTCACGCTCGCCGCCACGGTCGCCGAGGGGGCCGGGCTCGCCGGGCGCGCCTGGCGCACCCGCGACCTGGTCTTCGTGAAGGACCTGGCCGAGCTGACCGACTGCGTGCGGGCCTCCGCGGCCGGCCGCGCCGGATTCCGTTCCGGGGTCTGCTTCCCGGTCATGAGCGGGGACCGGGTGGTCGGCACCATGGATTTCTTCACCACCGAGTACATCGACCTGTCCGAGTCCCGGGCGGCCGCCCTGCGCAACGTGCAGCAGCTGGTCAACCAGCGGCTCGACGTGCTGCGGGCCGGGGAGCGGGCGGCCGTCAACGCGCGGGCCCTGCTGGACACCGTCGAACGGCTGCGCAGCGCCAGCGGTGACGCCACCGAGGTCGCCGAACAGGCGGTCTCCCGGGCCTCGGCGATGACCGCCGAGGTCGCCGCGCTGGGCCAGGCGTCCACCGCGATCGGCGACGTCATCAAGATCATTGAGTCGATCGCCGAGCAGACCAACCTGCTCGCCCTGAACGCCACCATCGAGGCGGCCCGCGCCGGGGAGGCCGGCAAGGGCTTCGCGGTGGTCGCCGGCGAGGTCAAGGACCTGGCCCGGGAGACCGCCGAGGCGACCCAGAAGGTGGCCGAGCAGATCGCCGGGATCCAGGCCAGCGCCGAGACCGTGGCGGCCGGCATCCACACCACCAGCGAGACCATCGGCAAGATGGACGCGGTCCAGGTGCGGATGAACGAGGTGCTGGCCGAACAGGCCGAGATGGCTCGGGCGCTGTGA